A window of Eubacterium sp. 1001713B170207_170306_E7 contains these coding sequences:
- a CDS encoding LysR family transcriptional regulator — MELRVLSYFLMVAREENITRAASLLHITQPTLSRQLMQLEDELGVKLFRRSNHNIVLTDDGMLLKRRAQEIVSLSEKTKREFLHKEEHLTGEIAIGSGELHSTQFLAELITAFHEQYPMVQFQIYSGNADNIKERIEQGILDLGLLLEPVDIRKYAFIRTPLREEWGVLMREDCALSSKAFISPRDLVHVPLIASRRELVQNELVNWFGEYADQIEIVASGNLQYNLAVLVQKKMGVAFTLRLDSHYDGLCFIPVFPKMDSGSVMAWKKTQTFSPATAAFIDFTKKYVKSIACNEKQALDIPENTL, encoded by the coding sequence ATGGAACTTCGTGTATTAAGTTATTTTTTAATGGTGGCCCGTGAGGAAAACATCACCCGGGCAGCCAGCCTGCTCCACATCACCCAGCCCACCCTCTCCAGACAGCTCATGCAGCTGGAGGACGAGCTCGGCGTAAAGCTGTTCAGGCGCAGCAACCACAACATTGTCCTGACCGACGACGGCATGCTGCTGAAGCGCCGCGCCCAGGAAATCGTGTCGCTCTCCGAGAAAACCAAGCGGGAATTTCTTCACAAGGAGGAGCACCTCACCGGGGAGATCGCCATCGGGAGCGGTGAGCTGCACAGCACCCAGTTTCTTGCCGAGCTTATCACCGCCTTCCACGAGCAGTATCCCATGGTTCAGTTTCAGATCTACAGCGGAAACGCGGACAACATCAAGGAGCGCATCGAACAGGGCATCCTGGACCTTGGCCTCTTGCTGGAGCCTGTGGATATCCGGAAGTACGCGTTTATCCGCACGCCGCTCAGGGAAGAGTGGGGCGTTTTGATGCGCGAGGACTGCGCGCTTTCGTCAAAGGCGTTTATCTCCCCCCGGGATCTGGTCCATGTTCCGCTCATCGCGTCCAGGCGCGAGCTGGTTCAGAATGAGCTGGTCAACTGGTTCGGCGAGTATGCCGACCAGATCGAGATCGTCGCCTCCGGCAATTTGCAGTATAACCTGGCGGTCCTGGTACAGAAAAAGATGGGCGTCGCCTTTACCCTGAGGCTTGACAGCCATTATGACGGCCTCTGCTTTATTCCCGTCTTTCCCAAAATGGACTCCGGCTCGGTCATGGCCTGGAAAAAAACCCAGACCTTCTCACCCGCAACAGCGGCCTTCATTGATTTCACAAAGAAATACGTCAAAAGCATTGCCTGCAATGAAAAACAAGCATTAGACATACCTGAAAATACGCTATAA
- a CDS encoding helix-turn-helix domain-containing protein, whose amino-acid sequence MTIDEASERYNIPIKILREYERWGLCGEVKKVMGAWQYDDTDIERLSMIMTLHDIGFTNQEIEAYMKLLLEEENSEEARLRMLNEKRRTALDEIHFREQQVSRLDYLRHEMNKGRQR is encoded by the coding sequence ATGACCATTGATGAAGCGAGCGAGCGATATAACATTCCCATCAAAATTCTGCGGGAATACGAGCGTTGGGGGCTGTGCGGCGAGGTAAAAAAAGTCATGGGCGCGTGGCAGTATGACGACACCGACATTGAGCGCCTGAGCATGATCATGACCCTGCATGACATCGGCTTTACCAACCAGGAGATCGAAGCGTACATGAAGCTGCTGCTGGAGGAGGAAAACTCCGAGGAGGCGCGCCTGCGCATGCTCAACGAAAAGCGCAGAACCGCGCTGGACGAGATCCACTTCAGGGAACAGCAGGTGAGCCGGCTGGACTACCTCCGGCATGAGATGAATAAAGGCAGACAGCGTTAA
- a CDS encoding cupin domain-containing protein, which translates to MNPENNHQPVFPLGGANEAFAPYFTGQSYLNMLTTQGVPIGNVTFEPGCRNNWHIHQARQGGGQILLCTDGRGWYQEWGKEARELHPGDVVVIPAGVKHWHGAAKDSWFTHLAVEVPGEAASNEWLEPVDDAHYSTLK; encoded by the coding sequence ATGAATCCAGAAAACAATCACCAGCCCGTCTTTCCATTGGGCGGGGCCAACGAGGCCTTTGCACCGTATTTTACAGGCCAGAGCTATCTGAATATGCTGACCACCCAGGGCGTTCCCATCGGAAACGTAACCTTTGAGCCGGGCTGCCGCAACAACTGGCACATCCACCAGGCTCGTCAGGGCGGCGGCCAGATCCTGCTCTGCACCGACGGCCGCGGCTGGTACCAGGAGTGGGGAAAGGAAGCCCGTGAGCTGCACCCCGGCGACGTGGTAGTCATCCCCGCCGGCGTCAAGCACTGGCACGGCGCGGCAAAGGACAGCTGGTTCACCCACCTGGCGGTGGAGGTCCCCGGCGAGGCCGCCTCAAACGAATGGCTTGAGCCCGTGGACGACGCCCACTACAGCACCCTTAAATAA
- a CDS encoding aldo/keto reductase has protein sequence MTYLGENIKKLGFGLMRLPQENGVIDVEQVKEMVDLYLTAGFTYFDTAWAYNGSEDAIRQALVERYPREKYQLATKNAAWINCKTREEATAQFDTSLRQTGAGYFDFYLLHNLGEARTQYFDDFDMWSWIQEKKQEGLIRHIGFSFHSTPEELDALLTAHPEMEFVQLQINYADWENPAVQSRACYETARKHGKPVIVMEPVKGGMLATPPEAVEAILKAAEPDASAASWGVRFAADLEGVITVLSGMSSAGQVRDNVTCMKDFTGLNAEQRETLEKARKALEAIPLIPCTTCDYCAKVCPQNIGISGSFTAMNYLTLYGNKEAAKSQENWLVGGHGKSAAAECIQCGECEQACPQHIAIREHLEQVSKTLAG, from the coding sequence ATGACATATCTCGGAGAAAACATTAAAAAGCTGGGGTTTGGCCTGATGCGGCTGCCCCAGGAAAACGGCGTCATCGACGTGGAACAGGTAAAGGAAATGGTCGACCTGTATCTGACGGCCGGCTTCACCTATTTTGACACCGCCTGGGCCTACAATGGCAGCGAGGACGCCATCCGTCAGGCGCTGGTAGAGCGCTATCCCAGAGAAAAATACCAGCTGGCCACCAAAAACGCCGCATGGATCAACTGTAAAACCCGCGAGGAGGCCACGGCGCAGTTCGACACCTCGCTGCGGCAGACCGGGGCCGGCTACTTTGATTTTTACCTGCTGCACAACCTGGGTGAAGCCCGCACCCAGTATTTTGACGATTTTGACATGTGGAGCTGGATACAGGAGAAAAAACAGGAGGGTCTGATCCGGCACATTGGATTCTCGTTTCACTCGACACCAGAGGAGCTGGACGCCCTTCTGACCGCACACCCCGAAATGGAGTTTGTCCAGCTCCAGATCAACTACGCCGACTGGGAAAACCCGGCCGTCCAGTCCCGCGCATGCTACGAGACCGCGCGCAAGCACGGCAAGCCCGTCATCGTCATGGAGCCAGTAAAGGGCGGTATGCTGGCCACCCCGCCCGAGGCCGTGGAAGCCATTCTGAAAGCTGCTGAACCGGACGCCTCAGCCGCCTCCTGGGGCGTGCGCTTTGCGGCCGACCTGGAGGGTGTGATCACCGTGCTCTCCGGAATGAGCAGCGCCGGACAGGTGCGGGATAACGTGACCTGCATGAAAGATTTTACCGGCCTGAACGCCGAGCAGCGGGAAACCCTGGAAAAGGCGCGGAAGGCACTGGAGGCCATCCCGCTGATTCCCTGCACCACCTGCGACTACTGCGCAAAGGTCTGCCCGCAAAACATCGGAATCTCCGGTTCCTTCACCGCCATGAATTACCTGACCCTCTACGGCAATAAAGAGGCGGCCAAAAGCCAGGAAAACTGGCTGGTCGGCGGACACGGCAAATCCGCCGCCGCAGAGTGTATCCAGTGCGGCGAATGTGAGCAGGCGTGTCCGCAGCACATTGCCATCAGAGAGCATCTGGAACAGGTTTCCAAAACGCTGGCCGGCTGA
- a CDS encoding carboxymuconolactone decarboxylase family protein — translation MNLHETDPEFMARYEHFAFEEVPGEAGQQLDPSTRYLAILSALMGCQGVDEYREMLPEALEAGLTPVMVKEAVYQSVDYLGMGRSLPFLTATNDILLARGVRLPLEGQATTTLENRLEKGAQAQADIFGEGMKDFWKGGHINRWLAANCFGDYYTRTGLNLAQREMITFCFLAAQGGCEPQLTSHAAGNMRLGNSPDFLIRVVSQCLPYIGYPRSLNAITCVQKAAEAAE, via the coding sequence ATGAATTTACACGAAACAGACCCGGAATTTATGGCGCGTTACGAGCACTTCGCTTTTGAGGAGGTGCCCGGCGAGGCGGGACAGCAGCTGGATCCGTCCACCCGGTATCTGGCCATCCTGTCCGCCCTCATGGGGTGCCAGGGCGTCGACGAATACCGCGAAATGCTGCCAGAGGCTCTGGAAGCCGGACTGACGCCGGTGATGGTAAAAGAAGCCGTCTACCAGTCCGTCGACTACCTGGGCATGGGGCGCAGCCTGCCGTTCCTGACCGCGACCAACGATATTCTGCTGGCGCGCGGCGTCCGGCTGCCGCTCGAGGGACAGGCCACTACCACCCTTGAGAACCGGTTGGAGAAAGGCGCGCAGGCACAGGCCGACATCTTTGGCGAAGGTATGAAAGACTTCTGGAAGGGCGGCCACATCAACCGCTGGCTCGCGGCAAACTGCTTCGGCGATTATTATACGCGAACCGGGCTGAACCTCGCCCAGAGAGAAATGATCACCTTTTGTTTTCTGGCCGCCCAGGGCGGCTGCGAACCACAGCTTACCTCACACGCCGCCGGAAACATGCGCCTTGGAAACAGTCCGGATTTCCTGATAAGGGTTGTGTCACAGTGCCTTCCCTACATTGGCTATCCCCGCAGCCTGAACGCCATCACCTGTGTCCAGAAAGCCGCCGAAGCCGCTGAATAA
- a CDS encoding DUF739 family protein has translation MCFNYDRLLERVMEVFRDKSVFAVKMQMSEAVLISRIENETQFRKEEIDRAVVLLNIEHEKIADYFFAVENDKRSKFEKM, from the coding sequence ATGTGTTTTAATTACGACAGATTATTGGAAAGAGTGATGGAGGTCTTTCGGGATAAAAGTGTTTTCGCTGTTAAAATGCAGATGAGCGAAGCTGTCTTGATCAGTCGGATTGAGAACGAGACTCAGTTCAGAAAGGAGGAGATTGACCGTGCGGTGGTGCTGTTAAACATTGAACACGAAAAAATAGCGGATTATTTCTTTGCGGTTGAAAACGATAAAAGGAGTAAATTTGAAAAAATGTGA
- a CDS encoding helix-turn-helix transcriptional regulator yields MRETVGQRIKLALEINHMRQSDLSRKTGISSSSINQYISGNFEPKQQNLYLLAKALNVNEAWLMGYDVTIERSQNNSPLITGQEVVLLKFYRQLSAAGKQEALKRLEELTELQKYR; encoded by the coding sequence ATGCGTGAGACCGTTGGCCAGCGTATCAAGCTGGCTTTAGAAATAAACCACATGCGGCAGAGCGACCTGTCGCGGAAAACCGGCATCAGCTCATCTTCCATTAACCAGTACATTTCCGGCAATTTTGAACCCAAGCAGCAAAATCTTTATTTGCTGGCAAAGGCCCTGAACGTCAACGAAGCCTGGCTCATGGGTTATGACGTCACCATTGAGCGCAGCCAGAATAACTCCCCGCTTATTACCGGGCAGGAGGTTGTTCTGCTGAAGTTTTACCGGCAGCTCAGCGCCGCCGGTAAACAGGAGGCCTTAAAAAGACTGGAGGAGCTCACAGAGCTCCAAAAATACCGGTGA
- a CDS encoding NADPH:quinone reductase, which translates to MKAIIVSSFGDEEVLKYQETATPVPAAHEVRVKMEAVGVNPVETYIRSGHYPALPTLPYTPGNDGAGIVDAVGEDVERLKEGDRVFVAAALARHNSGTYAEYVVCDAGAVRPLPESLSFSEGAALGTPGLAATYALYSKAKLKPGETVFIHGASGGVGSLAVQLARRTGAYVLGTAGNPEGMALVKKLGAHRAFNHNSPDYIEAIKQETGGQGPNVIIEMVANVNLMKDMELLAKYGRVVIVGNHGTIEFDPRAAMTKDAVVMGMNIGNMPEKAYTANLYALSAAMESGLHTVIGKELPLCRAAQAHREVSEGKSGKVVLR; encoded by the coding sequence ATGAAAGCCATTATCGTATCATCCTTTGGTGATGAGGAAGTATTAAAATATCAGGAAACAGCAACACCGGTTCCAGCAGCGCACGAGGTGCGCGTGAAGATGGAAGCCGTGGGTGTGAACCCTGTGGAGACCTATATCCGCTCAGGGCATTATCCGGCTTTGCCGACGCTCCCCTACACCCCCGGAAATGACGGCGCGGGCATTGTGGACGCAGTTGGCGAAGATGTGGAGCGTCTGAAAGAGGGAGACCGGGTATTTGTGGCGGCAGCGCTGGCCCGGCATAATTCCGGGACCTATGCGGAATATGTGGTCTGTGACGCCGGCGCGGTGCGCCCTCTGCCCGAGAGCCTTTCTTTTTCGGAGGGTGCCGCCCTCGGCACACCGGGCCTTGCGGCGACCTATGCGCTGTACTCAAAGGCAAAGCTAAAGCCCGGCGAAACGGTTTTTATCCACGGCGCCAGCGGCGGCGTGGGCTCTCTGGCCGTACAGCTTGCCAGAAGGACCGGGGCTTATGTGCTGGGAACAGCCGGTAATCCTGAAGGGATGGCGCTGGTTAAAAAGCTTGGTGCACACCGGGCCTTTAACCATAACAGCCCGGATTATATAGAGGCGATAAAACAGGAAACCGGCGGGCAGGGACCAAACGTTATTATTGAAATGGTGGCGAATGTCAATCTGATGAAGGATATGGAGCTTCTGGCAAAATATGGGCGGGTGGTCATTGTTGGAAATCATGGAACCATTGAATTTGACCCGCGGGCCGCCATGACAAAGGACGCGGTGGTGATGGGGATGAATATTGGCAATATGCCAGAAAAAGCTTATACCGCCAACCTGTATGCGCTGTCAGCAGCCATGGAAAGCGGCCTGCACACAGTCATCGGAAAGGAATTACCCCTGTGCCGGGCCGCCCAGGCCCATCGTGAGGTCAGTGAAGGAAAAAGCGGAAAGGTGGTCTTAAGATAA